Genomic DNA from Oncorhynchus mykiss isolate Arlee chromosome 2, USDA_OmykA_1.1, whole genome shotgun sequence:
tacgcatGAACATATATGTTTTTAGTTTTATTCcattattaaatatatatatatttattttataaataatgtatttattttatactgCACATAGACAAATACTAAAACTAAAATTTCGATTTGGGATGAAAATTGATCCGGAACATTTTCCAGGAAAAGTAGTCAGTTGTCAACACTGTAGCCTGTGGATTGGCGTGTTGTGTTGAAACAACAAaagagctgattggctgacactaCCATTGCTGCAGTGTAAATTATATGGTTGGAATCTGCTGgctatgtgcaggggtacaaggtaaatatgtacataaaggcagggtaaatAATAATAGTCACACTTGTTTCTGTTTTTTAGGAAGCCTCGCCCTGTCTCCCAACTTGTCGCCCAGCAAGTCACTCCACAGTTTGCTTCACCCACACAGCCCAAAAAAGAGAAGAAGGAGAAATCGGAGAAAGATAAGAGTGAAAAGGAACCAACACTGAGAAAGAACAGCCACAAGAAGATGAGGTAAGGAGGAACCTATGTTTGAAGAACATATTTGCAAAGATACTCTGAATGTTGAAGAAGATTTCAATCATCTTACATTAGTGCAATGATTTACATGATTATTACATTTCATCAAAATCATTCACAGGTTTCAATTGACCCCTCCCTGTTAGTACCCTAACTAGCCATACTATTGGCCGCTCCCTGTTAGTACCCTAACTAGCCATACTATTGGCCGCTCCCTGTTAGTACCCTAACTAGCCATACTATTGGCCGCTCCCTGTTAGTACCCTAACTAATATAATATTGACCCCTCCTGCTGTTAGTATCCTGACTAGCCATACTATTGACCCCTCCTCCTGTTCTTCTAACCATTTAAATCCATCTAtaccctcctctgtctctgttcccctccCAGGCCCAGGTTAAAAAACGTGGACCGGAGCAGTGCCCAGCACCTGGAGGTTACGGTGGGCGACCTGACCGTCATAATCACAGACTTTAAGGAGAAAACCAAGCCCGCCTGCACTCCTTCCAGTGCTGCCTCGGCAGACCAGCACAGCCAGAGCGGCAACACTAGTTCTGACAACACTGAAAGGGgggtgtcacggtcgtcctcacCTCGGGGGGAGGGCTCGTTGGTTAACGGAGAGACTCACTAACCCTACCCCCTCCCCCATTTCCTCCCTACTCATCCAACTTGGTCTCATGGAACAAGACAAGTGTGTCTCTGAATATTGCATAAAATTCTAGCATGGAAGATTACACCCAATGCAACAACCCCATGTCTGGTACTCCTCACCCCAACATCTCAACATGCctaaacaccaccaccaccagttcCAATTGGGTTGAATACTACACTGCTTTCCCGTGATGAGCAAGTATAATGACTGGGCTTTTGGTGCTGGGAGAACGCTGTGTAGCATCAACATATTGGTTTCAGCCAAGATCTGGGTTGTGATCCagtaggcaccaaacagaagaaaaatgGACTGAAgctagaaagggggggggggggggtgtacctgtccctgtcc
This window encodes:
- the LOC110502396 gene encoding YY1-associated factor 2; translation: MGDKKSPTRPKRQPKPSSDDGYWDCSVCTFRNTAEAFKCMMCDVRKGTSTRKPRPVSQLVAQQVTPQFASPTQPKKEKKEKSEKDKSEKEPTLRKNSHKKMRPRLKNVDRSSAQHLEVTVGDLTVIITDFKEKTKPACTPSSAASADQHSQSGNTSSDNTERGVSRSSSPRGEGSLVNGETH